In one Acetobacter sp. genomic region, the following are encoded:
- a CDS encoding adenine phosphoribosyltransferase codes for MNDIDLKQYIESIPDFPKPGILFYDIGSLMRNADAWQMATARMAHAVAPWQPDQLAAIESRGFLTAAPLATRLGAGIVMLRKPGKLPGETISHSYDLEYGSDTLHIQKGAIKPGQRVVVTDDMLATGGTLAASIALLRKAGANVVGASVMMELTALRGREKIDVPVHSLLSYED; via the coding sequence ATGAACGACATCGACCTCAAGCAGTATATCGAAAGCATTCCGGATTTTCCCAAACCCGGTATCCTCTTCTATGATATCGGCTCACTGATGCGGAATGCCGACGCCTGGCAGATGGCGACAGCCCGTATGGCGCACGCGGTCGCCCCCTGGCAGCCGGACCAACTGGCCGCCATCGAATCCCGAGGTTTCCTCACGGCGGCGCCTCTGGCCACGCGTCTGGGAGCGGGCATCGTCATGCTCCGCAAGCCGGGCAAGCTGCCGGGCGAGACAATCTCTCACAGCTATGATCTGGAATACGGCTCCGATACGCTGCACATCCAGAAGGGCGCCATCAAGCCCGGCCAGCGCGTGGTCGTGACCGATGACATGCTGGCGACAGGCGGCACGCTCGCCGCATCCATCGCCCTGCTGCGCAAGGCTGGAGCCAACGTGGTCGGCGCTTCCGTGATGATGGAGCTGACGGCGCTGCGTGGGCGTGAAAAGATCGACGTGCCGGTGCACTCACTTCTCTCCTACGAAGACTGA